In the genome of Ziziphus jujuba cultivar Dongzao chromosome 10, ASM3175591v1, the window GAAAAGTTGTTTTTACAACATGCTGTCTGATCTAGCAGGCAACCTCCTAAAGAAGTTGAGAGGAACTGATGGAACTCTCTGGCGGAATCTGGGATGCCTTAAAACATAAATTCCTATAAGAAGGCCAACAACTTGGAATGGTGTCACATAGAGAACAACTGCAGCAACTAAACATAGAATTACAAACAGAGTGGTCGCTCTTGGGTCTCTCCAACTCAGCAGGGACTGAAACCTTTCCCCTTGTGTTGCCAAATCCCCAACCACCGTCTGAACCCTTCCTGCTATACTTCTCAGCCGGTCGTATCTCATCCTCACAATATCTGATGACTTGGAAGTTGGGAATGTGTCGAACTCTTCATCTAGCTCATCGGGATGGGCAGCATCTGCATGAGATAGCCGTGTGTCCATGTGAGAAGGGTGTCTTGGCCTCCACCGGAAGTTCCAAATCCCAATCAAGAAAAGGTAGAGAAAAATTGTGGGAAGTATTAGCTCAGGGTAAAGAACCAGTATTATGAAAAGGATGTGGATTAAAatggttgtaagaggattcttccAATGGCAAATCTGATCAAACCATTTCCCAACTGCAATCAAGCCACTTAGGACTCCCATTATTCTGAAAAAGTTAGCCTTGCTTCTCCTCATACTCCACATGTGTGAATCCACATCTAGCATATACTCCACAACTTCTTTCCTCAACGGTGGCTCTGCCCGGCTCAGCCTCATGGAGACAATCTGCATTGCTTGGTGCCTCAAGTTGTCAAGCTGAATTACAGACAATGGATGAATGTAGTGCATTTTGGGCAGTAATGGGTGTGAATACATGTGCAACATGTTGATCAAAGATGAGCAAGTGAACCTAACTGCTAGCTGAACTTCACCCATTTTCTTCACTCCTGAAGGCTGCAGGACAATGAGAGGATATGAATGTGTGTAAACCCGGTCAGCTTCAAGTGTCGATAGACGAATCCTCACCTTCCCAATTCTTAAATCCTTCCCATCTCCATGTAtatggccattgtcaaaaacCCCAACTGTAATGACAGTGCATGGATCAAAAACTTCCCATGTGTACTGCTCATTCCACCTTGGAGAGGAGCTATCAATAATTGTCCTTGTGCGTACCCATTTCTGTCCGTATTTAGCAACACAATAAGCATCTGTGGTTCCCCGGCCATCTTTGGTCTTCAACGGCATAAGTCCCATGGCACTTATAACTCCTAGCTCGAAAATCCCAATGCTTGGCCTCCACAGTTGCTTTGCCGTTGGCCTAAGGTCACTACTATAGTGTGTTGATTCATCCAAAACATGATACCCACCATCCAAAGACAGCCTCAAATGAATCCTGCTTGCAAATTTGGTCTCCTTCTTCTCCCCATCTACGATTACATACTTCTCAAGATTAAACCACCTAGTGTTCACAGGCTTATGGTCCAGCCTCCTCTGTATATTTTGTAAAGGAATCATACACTTGCCCAAGACTTCATCTTTGCCCTGTCCCACTCTATCTTCCACAGTGAGGATCAAGGGTTCCTCAAATGGGTCAGCAGCAACAAACATCAAATCCTCATTCCACATCGGATTAACACTTTTACTTTGTGATGTTCTAGTCCTCACTGCCTGATTTCCGAGGATAACCTTCACAAAAACTTCTGGATACCTGCTCTTATCACTAGGTACCAAGTCTTGGGCTTCAATCACATTTACCCTCACATACCATAGCTTTGGGGAAAGGTATACCTTGGATCGAATCTTGTTAACACCTTCAGTGCCAACTGAGGCAGCATCAGAATGCCATGCATCCGAAAATGCCTCATCCGCTTGAGTTCCCATCCAAACAGCCAGCATTATCTCTCCTTTAGCCTTGTCCCCCTTCCGGTCCTTCAACATATACCACTGCGGTGCCAAGGGGCTATCTGGCGGTACCCGTTTCGGAACTTCATTGAGTTCAAATATCACCTTTCCAATGAAATCATCCACCACAAAGTCCTTATCCTTCACGACCACTTCCAAAACTGAAGCTTGAATCCGCTCTTTAGAGAAGGCAAAAACCTGATTCCATTGAGGGTTAGACTTCTTCTCAAAATGCTTAGTAACTCCCTTGTAGTTTCCAAGTTTTATTTCAACATAGGGATCACAACTACCGGTGACATCTCTTCCAGGTAAATCCTTGGCTTTGACCACTCGGACATAAAGGTATTGCATTTGCTCAACAAGATCATAGGTGCATGAAAGCTTATCACCTGTCACAGTAGAACCTGCACCGATATTCGGTGAGGTCTCCTTTAAAGCGAAATCCACAGCCTGGGGAGTCTTCTGCATTTTCTGGTTTAAATGAAATGAACTACAGTGTATGAAAGAGATAGCAAATGGttggaaaacaaagaaaagtatAGGTCAAACAACAAACTCTAAAGCGAAATATATGGCTTTTGGGAAATTTTCATAGGCCTTTTGTACTAGGCCTCAGAGGAACTTATCTGATGAAGAATATATGGAAGATAAGCTCTAATTAATAGGAAAAGAGACTAAAGAATCGAAAACCATTCTATAATTTACAGTAACAGAGTGATGCAGGGCTTCTCTGAATGATCTAAACAAGAACTCATAACCTGCAGAAACCAAATAGAAACATAAATCAATAAAGAACCAAAAGTTcaagaaaaaaggagaagaaaatgaagaataaaGAAAGCAGAGCTCTGATgttatacttttttctttttttttttttttggttttttgactATTTTGGGTCATGGGagaaattaatgatttaatttttaactaaaCTAAGGCGTACGTTAAGTGTTGTCGAGTATTATCACTAAGCATACCCGGTTAAGCAAGCCCCTTTCTTTCCTGTTTTCCATGcattttctcagcaaccaaatagaaaaatatacaaaGGAAACGAAGTAGAAAACATGAAGTAATGCAGTTCGTATAACATATACTTCTAAGAAAATGGGTGAATAGCTTGTATTTCACAACTCGGATCTAGCATCTGGTaggaaatgaacaatgaagcccaAAACAAGAAGCAAGCTAAAGCTTCAAGTAAACTTGATTATTAACTTCAACATCAGCAACTGCAACTAATACTACTGCTGCTGCTACTACTACGTATGGTGAACGAAACCAAGTTGTCAACAACTACTTAAACCAACCGCAAGAAAACTTcaaaagaaacattttttttaaacttacaCAAGAAATACCGACTTTCCAAGtacacaacaaaaataaaaaataatgataagatAGAGAGAATTAAACTGACCTCAGGCACTTTTGTAAGAGAGAACCTTCTTCAAGGTGTAGCAATGGAATAAACTATGAATaatgttgaaaataaaaaaaaaaagtagagttTGAAAAAAGTGGAAACTTAAAACTAGCAGAAAAGAGTGAACTGTGATTCAGAaagtgtgtgtgtttgtgtggggCTATCTGTGAAAGACTGAAATCTCTCCACAGACTATAAAGAACCTACTCActgccaactttttttttttttttttttaaccctttttcacaaaatttttatttttgttctttttcttttaactaatgCACAATAGGGCAGCAAATCGTGGCACACGTGTGAGGATTGTGATCGGTTTGGGTACATGCCCGGACGGTTGGTTTGGTTGGAGTTAGAGTTGGACTCATGTTTCTGGACACGAGAAATTGCTTCTTGTCTTATTGGTTCGATCACTCATGGGtcacttctttgttttttttttttttttttttaaaaaaaattcctcaaGAGAGTCACTTATTTGCTTAAAATCTTGATTAGATGGTGAACATTTTGGATTTACGTGACCCAAAATGGATAATTTATGAATGTTTCTTTGGTGTTGTGTCATCATATTTATGaagaaattgattaataaaaaaaaaaacatttctctTTTGTTaagagcaaaaaaataaatgcatCTACTTTATGATCTGAAAAAAGCAACCtaatttaataatgttttatttatttcatgacATGTTTTTCATATGCATTATAATCtagtttacaaaaataaaaatttgatgtaTGCAATGCAAATTTGATCATAAGAAATTCTTACAAGCAAAACTATTTAAGACGTTAGAGATGAAGTCAATTGTCAAACCATTGCAAATGGTTAACCCAACATTTGGTATTActatttttactaaaattatcaaatgaaaaaaaggaataaGAAAAGTGCCCCAAGGACCAAGGGAGAGAGTAATAGTATAGATGGGTCAAATGGGTAAGCATGATCCTAAACCCGACCCGTCGCTTACAATATGTCGTCTCAAAAATCTCAGGAATTAAACGAGCTCGTCAATTATACGGAGTACGGCTTGATATCTGTGTGCACCAGCTGTAACTCTTTAAGTTGTCACATTTCATATAGAGGACAGAGTGCAATTATTCACTGCTTTTTAGTTCCCACGCAATCATCCATGGATCAATGAAAATATGCCAAGTGGCATTCAGAATTGTCACCCCCACatgatgtatttttattttttatttttttttcctcctgttCAAAGGTATATTGGTCTTTCTACTCGTGAAAGATCAAAGTGGGCAGTTGCAATGTTTCAAAAGTTAAACAAGCCGTAGAAAATTGAGCCCCTTCGTGGGCCGTGGTCTGTGGAACTCTGTTTTCCATGGTTTTTCTAAAGAGCTAGGAACACGCGCACACACAGTGATTAGACGAAATGTGTGGTATAAGCGATAcataaaattattgaatatatgAAATTGTAAAAGAGAGCGCGTAGGTTGAGAGTGAGAGAGTGGGTCAAAGTGTGAGCCTGCCTGTTTTCGGAATTTTACAATGCTTGATTACTTGGTCAAACGTGATGTTGGTGCtgatctttttggtttttagtgTTTTGTTTGACGGATTTGCCACTCCTCCCAAATCTTTTAAGTCTCTTAACCACGTACCTCGTGTCTgtaatctctctttctctctcaactCACGCACTTCATGATTATTGTGCCAAATTCCCGATCACCAATCCAAtcctctcttctctttttagttttttttttttttttgggatcaaattctctcttttaatttttttgtttgtggattttaaactatttttaatgTAAGCATCTTTAAAACTGACAGAGAGATGTCTTATTCAAGAAtgtgaaccacatatacattcGTTTACTAAgtcaattatattatttatagaatttattcaatttagatGAGGTatgtagttttcttttttcttttttcttttttctttttttcttttttttgatgcATTAATGAGGCATGTTgtagtttaattaattcatatggGTTTCAATCCAATGAATTGAGTGCCATTACCTATTGGATTTCTGTTCATTTGATTGGTTCTTTCTTGTCAATTTtcacaatttgtttttttacacGTCtctgtaatatttttattgtccCTAGTTTTCATATAttgttaacaattttaattgCAATTTCAGGCATCTCGTTATACATTTAAATGTGAAGTTTTATCAACAAAAACAGGTTTCCCTCATGCTAGCTATATTTGCTCGAAGACATTTggaaatccaaataaaaatgaagtCATTTTCACAGCAAGTTCTTTATATTGGTCATACTCAATATCACCAAAATTCAACAAGGGGTTTGGGGGGGTTCTAATGGGACCAAAATGGAAAACAACAGGTATCTTCCTGCATTTATATATCATCAATGACATTCATggtttgaaaaggaaaatagcAAATTAAGTTTGGTCCACTCCTGCTTTTTCAACAGCAGTTGAGCAATATTTAATGAAGAAAGAATTATTGTGGGCTAGCTCCATTTCATAAATCTTTACAACTCCCAAGTTATGGTTTAGCGATTGACGATTAGGTTGGGTAGCTGCCATAACTGGGAACCATTACTCAACTTTGGCTCGGTATTGTTTTAACAAACAGGAGAATAACAAGTACACCAAAATGCATAAAAGGatgaaaaagtaagaaaatataaaaaaaaaaagatgagaaaaaaacGATTTGTGTTCGGTAGAAAGGAGAGAAGAGACAATAAAGACATTCCATATTAAGGGAGTAGTGTTATGAAGTGCACTAAATCGTGAAAATTCACTACTAGGCTTTAACCTTTAAGCAGTTTCCATATGGCAATATGTTAGACCCGCATTCCTACGTGGAAAATGGTAAATGGCAGAGCAGTGAAATTGATTTGAGATGAACAcctttaaataatatcaaagctctcaaataaatttatcaaaatataatatatatatatatatatacacacacattatgtttgaatatttaaatcgtttagatttaattatatttatgattttaaaaatttatttatgttacattcatatattaatcaataaaatattaatatgtaatatttaatatacatcTTGTTAAATTTATTTCGCGTCTCTGTCAGTGCTCTTTTACTATTTAACTTGATGTAATTGAAATAGGTGTCACGAAGACAATGTGCCATTAATGCAGCCCACATGCATTTAAGTCATGCTATGCAAAGCCAATAACAAGAGTGGGAATTTTTGTTGTGCCACCTGATTTATGGCAACTTTAACTTGGCAGTGCAGTAAGAATCTTTTTAGAACCAATTGAAATTAGAGACTGAAGGACCAACTTCTCTGCACAAACAAAACATTTTCTGTGCACTGCTGCAAAATCAACTAGTGTTTGGCCACTAGTTTAACATGTTTTCTGCTTTATGAACTAGCTATGCCATAGACCACATAGAACAGCTGAAAATGAGTTTTTACAAAtgaatacttggaattggaatgAGGATAATCTATACTTTCTATCTAGTAAAGACGTAAGTTCTTTTTCTTGACAGCACGCAGAGCCTAGTTAGACatggaaaatatgaaatttaacttttacTTGGGACTCTTTCTCTACCAGGTAGAGAGTTTCAACAACACCTCATTCACTTGCTGTAATTTCCTTTTATCATGTACGTTtgctttaccaaaaaaaataaaaaaataaaatagcttTGCCTTACCTAATTcattcaccaaaataaaaataaaataaaagaacagtTTGATTCAATGGTTCTTTTGCAAGTTGCAGTGGAAGGTGCACGGTGCACCATGCTGCTTCTT includes:
- the LOC107406355 gene encoding multiple C2 domain and transmembrane region protein 5: MQKTPQAVDFALKETSPNIGAGSTVTGDKLSCTYDLVEQMQYLYVRVVKAKDLPGRDVTGSCDPYVEIKLGNYKGVTKHFEKKSNPQWNQVFAFSKERIQASVLEVVVKDKDFVVDDFIGKVIFELNEVPKRVPPDSPLAPQWYMLKDRKGDKAKGEIMLAVWMGTQADEAFSDAWHSDAASVGTEGVNKIRSKVYLSPKLWYVRVNVIEAQDLVPSDKSRYPEVFVKVILGNQAVRTRTSQSKSVNPMWNEDLMFVAADPFEEPLILTVEDRVGQGKDEVLGKCMIPLQNIQRRLDHKPVNTRWFNLEKYVIVDGEKKETKFASRIHLRLSLDGGYHVLDESTHYSSDLRPTAKQLWRPSIGIFELGVISAMGLMPLKTKDGRGTTDAYCVAKYGQKWVRTRTIIDSSSPRWNEQYTWEVFDPCTVITVGVFDNGHIHGDGKDLRIGKVRIRLSTLEADRVYTHSYPLIVLQPSGVKKMGEVQLAVRFTCSSLINMLHMYSHPLLPKMHYIHPLSVIQLDNLRHQAMQIVSMRLSRAEPPLRKEVVEYMLDVDSHMWSMRRSKANFFRIMGVLSGLIAVGKWFDQICHWKNPLTTILIHILFIILVLYPELILPTIFLYLFLIGIWNFRWRPRHPSHMDTRLSHADAAHPDELDEEFDTFPTSKSSDIVRMRYDRLRSIAGRVQTVVGDLATQGERFQSLLSWRDPRATTLFVILCLVAAVVLYVTPFQVVGLLIGIYVLRHPRFRQRVPSVPLNFFRRLPARSDSML